A region from the Salinivibrio kushneri genome encodes:
- a CDS encoding lactate dehydrogenase has translation MSSGKLPLAAGDLQLNFCKTLTCPNFGSKDEQDYLVQHTNPARPILVCRECGAFPPLLNNHDVHAELIAQRQLHADGLCACTNPECEHLGKPVLTHRHCYHAFGYSGDRQRYRCKSCQSTFVDRWSGVNKKSELQQKLLAFLFTGHTVRDICRRLSLNPKTFYDHLNQIAARCRQKLAAYDSRFLADTSTGHLASVHTALQPKSDNGVQWLATGEAHSGYVLQQDVNYHADDHHHLTTHHDPYQSDCRFMSTHSAGQPQETVVRPEGLLGRVDAKYRDVFARSNVEDPYTQPLHFIYPNRGTLIRPQYTTYAHYLNLKPLIEHWQQIVVFSPQEPLLRSACLSVFEADIRDKRVSHVYVEQDAGWQPGSEPEKIDIVLLSWWRDRWAFTRRGDGAKAICDHGQNKGQEAYWLTHASCDALKKYQQHFHQQFSLLVNEPRRRLRPGGLLPLLDIYRAWHNLCWQDRAHLTPAQRLGLTERPLTLADLML, from the coding sequence GTGTCTAGCGGTAAACTGCCCCTCGCGGCCGGTGATTTACAGCTGAACTTCTGTAAAACCCTCACCTGCCCGAATTTTGGGTCAAAGGATGAGCAAGATTACTTGGTTCAGCACACCAATCCAGCACGACCAATCTTGGTGTGCCGTGAGTGTGGCGCGTTTCCTCCACTGTTAAATAACCATGATGTTCACGCTGAGCTGATTGCTCAGCGCCAACTTCATGCCGATGGCTTGTGTGCCTGTACCAATCCAGAGTGTGAGCATTTAGGCAAACCCGTGCTCACGCATCGGCATTGTTATCATGCGTTCGGCTATAGTGGCGATCGTCAGCGTTATCGGTGCAAAAGCTGCCAAAGTACCTTTGTCGATCGCTGGTCTGGGGTCAACAAAAAAAGTGAGTTACAGCAAAAGCTGTTGGCCTTTCTTTTTACTGGCCACACAGTGCGTGACATCTGCCGGCGGCTGTCGCTGAATCCGAAAACCTTCTACGATCATCTTAACCAAATAGCCGCACGTTGCCGACAAAAGCTTGCCGCTTACGATAGTCGGTTTTTAGCTGATACCTCAACCGGTCACCTAGCCAGTGTCCACACCGCATTGCAGCCCAAGAGCGACAATGGCGTGCAATGGCTAGCAACGGGTGAAGCGCATAGTGGCTACGTGCTGCAGCAAGATGTGAATTATCATGCGGATGACCATCACCACTTGACCACACACCATGACCCTTACCAATCTGATTGTCGGTTTATGTCGACGCACAGTGCGGGTCAGCCGCAAGAAACAGTGGTACGGCCAGAGGGATTATTGGGTCGGGTTGATGCCAAATACCGCGATGTCTTTGCCCGCTCGAATGTCGAAGATCCTTATACGCAGCCACTGCATTTTATTTATCCTAATCGCGGCACGCTGATCCGCCCTCAATACACCACGTATGCACACTACCTCAACCTCAAGCCGTTAATCGAACATTGGCAGCAAATTGTGGTGTTTTCGCCACAAGAGCCCTTATTGCGCTCCGCTTGCCTCTCCGTTTTTGAGGCCGATATTCGCGATAAGCGCGTCAGCCATGTATACGTCGAGCAGGATGCCGGTTGGCAGCCCGGATCAGAGCCAGAAAAAATTGATATCGTTTTGCTAAGCTGGTGGCGTGACCGTTGGGCCTTTACTCGCCGTGGCGACGGCGCTAAAGCAATCTGCGATCATGGCCAGAATAAAGGCCAAGAAGCCTATTGGTTAACCCATGCAAGCTGTGATGCGTTGAAAAAATATCAACAGCACTTCCACCAGCAGTTTTCACTGTTGGTCAATGAGCCGAGACGCCGACTGCGCCCGGGTGGACTGCTACCCTTGCTTGATATCTATCGCGCATGGCACAACTTATGTTGGCAAGACCGCGCGCATCTCACGCCAGCCCAACGGCTTGGCTTGACCGAACGCCCTTTGACCTTGGCGGATCTGATGCTCTGA
- the deoD gene encoding purine-nucleoside phosphorylase, translating to MATPHINAVDGAFAETVLMPGDPLRAQYIAENFLENAERVTDVRNMFGYTGTYKGKKVSVMGHGMGIPSCSIYVHELIKDYGVKNVIRVGSCGAVKDDVKLMDVIIAQGASTDAKVNRTRFAGHDFAAISDYHLLETAVGEARKQNVSVRVGNVFSADLFYSPEADLFNKMDNLGILAVDMEAAGIYGVAAELGARALTILTVSDHIIRGEALSSDERQKSFNEMMTVSLETAINL from the coding sequence ATGGCTACCCCACATATTAATGCTGTAGACGGCGCATTTGCTGAAACTGTCCTCATGCCTGGTGATCCGCTGCGTGCGCAGTACATTGCCGAAAACTTTCTCGAGAACGCGGAGCGCGTGACCGACGTGCGTAACATGTTCGGCTACACCGGTACCTACAAAGGCAAAAAAGTGTCTGTCATGGGTCACGGCATGGGGATCCCATCTTGCTCAATCTACGTGCATGAGTTGATCAAAGATTACGGTGTTAAAAACGTGATTCGCGTCGGTAGCTGCGGTGCGGTTAAAGACGATGTCAAACTGATGGATGTCATCATTGCACAAGGTGCGTCCACGGATGCGAAAGTCAACCGCACACGCTTTGCGGGTCACGACTTTGCAGCTATCTCAGACTACCACCTGCTTGAAACAGCAGTCGGTGAAGCACGCAAGCAAAATGTTTCCGTGCGTGTCGGGAACGTCTTCTCTGCCGATCTCTTTTATAGCCCAGAAGCCGATTTGTTCAATAAAATGGATAACCTTGGCATTCTGGCAGTGGATATGGAAGCGGCGGGTATCTATGGTGTCGCCGCAGAGCTGGGCGCACGTGCACTGACCATTCTGACTGTGTCTGATCATATTATTCGCGGTGAAGCACTTAGCTCAGATGAACGTCAAAAATCATTTAACGAGATGATGACTGTTTCGCTAGAAACCGCAATCAACCTGTAA
- a CDS encoding XapX domain-containing protein: MNEILLAVVAGAIVGFFFSAIKLPLPAPPVISGIMGIVGIYLGGMAYQAVIERFFS; this comes from the coding sequence ATGAACGAAATTTTACTTGCGGTCGTCGCTGGTGCCATCGTTGGCTTTTTCTTCAGCGCGATCAAGTTACCATTGCCTGCTCCCCCGGTCATTTCTGGGATCATGGGCATTGTTGGTATCTACCTTGGCGGCATGGCTTACCAAGCCGTGATCGAACGCTTTTTCTCTTAA
- the nagZ gene encoding beta-N-acetylhexosaminidase — MGPVWLDVHAEQLDNEEKEILAHPSVGGVILFARNYFDSAQLRALTRSIRAAAGREILIGVDQEGGRVQRFRDAFTPIPAAQSYGALSASPALAEQAGWVMAMEMIAHGIDLSFAPVLDLGFGCAAIKDRAFGATHQAITDYAGAFAKGMRVAGMATTGKHFPGHGGVKEDSHLVTPEDTRDILHSDDFAIFQSFIEQGLVDAMMPAHVIYPQHDALPASGSPYWLSQILRQQLGFKGVIFSDDLSMGGAHLFGDAPARAKAALDAGCDMALICNDRHSAVSVLDALPIQSVPAADRLRVRQTVDWQRLQQDPRWQLGQRAIKRHAAEWQAQQA; from the coding sequence ATGGGACCGGTTTGGCTGGATGTGCATGCAGAGCAGCTCGATAACGAAGAAAAAGAAATTTTGGCACACCCGAGTGTTGGGGGCGTCATTTTATTTGCTCGCAATTATTTTGATTCCGCGCAGCTGCGTGCATTAACCCGGTCAATACGCGCCGCGGCTGGACGTGAGATCCTCATTGGCGTCGACCAAGAGGGCGGACGTGTTCAGCGATTTCGCGACGCGTTTACGCCCATCCCCGCCGCGCAGTCATATGGTGCGTTGAGCGCCAGTCCAGCGCTGGCGGAGCAGGCGGGTTGGGTAATGGCAATGGAGATGATCGCCCATGGGATCGATCTTAGCTTTGCACCTGTGCTGGATTTAGGGTTTGGGTGTGCGGCAATCAAAGACCGCGCCTTTGGCGCAACACATCAAGCTATCACCGACTATGCCGGCGCCTTTGCTAAGGGGATGCGCGTAGCCGGCATGGCCACGACAGGGAAACATTTTCCGGGACACGGCGGGGTGAAAGAAGACTCGCACTTAGTGACACCTGAGGACACGCGCGATATTTTGCACTCAGACGATTTTGCGATTTTTCAATCGTTTATTGAGCAGGGGCTCGTGGATGCGATGATGCCTGCGCATGTGATTTACCCACAACATGATGCCTTGCCAGCGAGCGGCTCGCCATACTGGCTTAGCCAGATTTTGCGCCAACAGCTTGGGTTTAAAGGGGTTATTTTCTCTGATGATTTAAGCATGGGCGGCGCGCATTTGTTCGGCGACGCGCCCGCGCGTGCCAAAGCGGCACTTGATGCTGGATGTGATATGGCCTTGATATGCAATGATCGTCACAGTGCGGTGTCGGTGCTCGACGCGTTGCCGATTCAGTCGGTTCCTGCGGCTGACAGGTTGCGGGTGCGCCAAACCGTGGATTGGCAACGCTTACAGCAAGATCCGCGTTGGCAGCTAGGACAGCGTGCGATTAAACGACACGCAGCAGAGTGGCAAGCGCAACAAGCCTGA
- a CDS encoding ABC transporter permease, producing MKYLSIPVLVVLAILSISIGVAHVSLASLWAGDPEAWTIFTTSRIPRLLAICLAGAGLSVAGLIMQQICQNRFAAPDTTGTIDCALLGYVLTLVMFGGASQWLDLSVIVGMAMAGTWLFVHFLQRLKFKNTVLVPLIGIMYGNVVSSLTQFLAYKYDLIQTLQAWTVANFSSVLAGNYEVLFVAIPVCGIAYAYASQFSAASIGESFAKNIGLDYQKVVLFGVMVVALLSSAVVMIVGVIPFLGLIVPNVVSLFMGDNIKRNLPWTAFWGVVLVLSCDILGRVIIFPYEVPIAMIISILGGAVFIYLVMRDKANA from the coding sequence GTGAAGTATCTTTCTATTCCTGTCCTTGTGGTGTTGGCGATCTTGTCGATATCCATTGGTGTGGCGCATGTGTCCCTTGCGAGCTTATGGGCGGGCGACCCAGAAGCGTGGACGATTTTTACCACCAGCCGTATTCCTCGTTTACTGGCTATTTGTCTGGCTGGTGCGGGCTTAAGTGTGGCTGGACTCATCATGCAGCAGATATGCCAAAACCGCTTTGCCGCGCCTGATACCACGGGCACCATTGATTGTGCGCTGCTGGGTTATGTACTGACGTTAGTTATGTTTGGGGGGGCCAGCCAATGGCTGGATCTGTCCGTTATTGTGGGAATGGCAATGGCCGGCACCTGGTTGTTCGTCCACTTTCTCCAACGTCTGAAGTTTAAGAATACCGTGCTGGTTCCCTTGATAGGGATCATGTACGGCAATGTGGTCTCCTCGCTGACCCAGTTTTTAGCTTATAAGTACGATCTGATTCAAACCTTGCAAGCGTGGACGGTCGCCAACTTTTCGTCGGTGCTGGCGGGAAATTACGAAGTGCTTTTTGTGGCTATTCCAGTATGTGGTATCGCCTATGCGTATGCCAGCCAATTCAGCGCCGCCAGTATTGGTGAAAGCTTTGCCAAAAACATCGGCCTTGATTATCAAAAGGTGGTGCTATTTGGTGTCATGGTGGTCGCGTTGTTGTCTTCCGCTGTGGTGATGATTGTCGGCGTTATCCCTTTCCTTGGCTTAATTGTGCCTAATGTTGTCTCGCTTTTTATGGGCGATAACATTAAACGTAACCTACCTTGGACAGCCTTTTGGGGCGTGGTGTTGGTGCTGAGCTGCGACATTCTGGGCCGCGTCATTATCTTCCCCTATGAAGTCCCGATCGCGATGATTATTTCTATCTTAGGCGGTGCGGTGTTTATCTATCTGGTGATGAGGGACAAAGCCAATGCGTGA
- a CDS encoding iron ABC transporter ATP-binding protein encodes MIELIGLSKAYGQTQVVNQASALFPLGKVTAIIGPNGAGKSTLLSMASRLTDSDAGEVLIGDKPLSEWSNEALAKKLAVLRQANNVNMRFRVRELVAFGRFPHSKGRLSEQDNAMIDDALAQLGLTELQDRFIDQLSGGQRQMAFIAMVVAQNTDYVFLDEPLNNLDIRHSVAIMKTVRELAHRYNKAVVVVMHDINFSACYADNMIAMKAGEVVASGRVKDVVTKPIMEQIYEIDFEVEEINGQRICLYYGVATPSPSMAAIES; translated from the coding sequence ATGATTGAATTAATTGGATTATCGAAAGCTTACGGCCAAACACAGGTGGTGAATCAAGCCAGTGCTCTGTTTCCCCTCGGTAAAGTGACCGCTATCATCGGCCCTAACGGGGCGGGGAAAAGTACGCTGCTGTCGATGGCGAGCCGGCTGACAGACAGTGATGCGGGTGAAGTCTTGATTGGCGATAAACCGCTCAGTGAATGGAGCAATGAGGCATTAGCAAAAAAGCTGGCCGTGTTGCGTCAAGCAAACAACGTCAATATGCGCTTCCGGGTGCGTGAACTGGTGGCGTTTGGACGCTTTCCCCATTCCAAAGGGCGGCTATCCGAACAAGACAATGCCATGATTGACGATGCGTTAGCGCAGCTGGGGCTAACAGAGTTGCAAGATCGCTTTATTGATCAGCTCAGTGGTGGCCAACGGCAAATGGCATTCATTGCCATGGTGGTCGCGCAAAACACTGACTATGTTTTCCTCGACGAGCCACTCAACAATCTCGATATTCGTCATTCTGTGGCGATCATGAAAACGGTACGAGAGTTGGCACACCGATACAATAAGGCGGTCGTGGTCGTGATGCACGATATTAATTTTAGTGCGTGTTATGCCGATAACATGATTGCGATGAAAGCGGGTGAGGTTGTTGCCAGTGGTCGAGTAAAAGACGTGGTGACTAAACCCATCATGGAGCAGATTTACGAGATTGATTTTGAAGTGGAGGAGATAAACGGGCAGCGCATTTGTCTGTATTATGGCGTCGCGACGCCGTCCCCGTCGATGGCCGCCATCGAGTCCTAA
- a CDS encoding anhydro-N-acetylmuramic acid kinase produces MPQPAADIYIGVMSGTSLDNIDVVAVRFTHAGYVESIARHSDPLPHDIKTTVITLSRGHPMSVKALGELDRRLGECYANAINTLLEQAALRPKHVAAVGCHGQTVYHQPSGDYPFTMQLGDANVIAARTGITTVADFRRKDMAYGGQGAPLVPAFHNDYFADSEQATAVVNIGGIANVSMICPDRPLYGFDTGPGNMLMDAWTQRHRHQAYDKDGEWAATSCAYQPLLNRLLSDAYFSRPAPKSTGREYFNLDWLDRQLLAFSLSPDQVQATLLALTAESIALAIRPLERGRVFVCGGGAHNQALMHALQQALPQWSIAQTDDAGISCDDMEAIAFAWLARQTLNHQPGNVPAVTGATQACCLGAIYLPY; encoded by the coding sequence ATGCCACAACCCGCCGCCGATATCTATATAGGTGTTATGTCAGGGACGAGCTTAGATAATATCGATGTCGTCGCTGTAAGGTTTACTCACGCCGGTTACGTGGAGTCTATCGCCCGCCACAGCGATCCGCTTCCCCACGATATTAAAACCACGGTGATTACCTTGAGCCGAGGCCATCCGATGTCGGTCAAAGCTTTGGGTGAACTCGATCGTCGTTTAGGGGAATGTTATGCCAATGCTATCAATACCTTACTTGAACAAGCAGCATTACGGCCCAAGCATGTCGCCGCCGTCGGTTGTCATGGTCAAACCGTCTATCACCAACCCAGCGGTGATTATCCATTCACCATGCAGCTTGGCGACGCCAATGTGATTGCAGCGCGAACCGGCATTACCACTGTCGCTGATTTTAGGCGCAAAGACATGGCGTATGGCGGCCAAGGCGCGCCTTTGGTGCCCGCCTTTCACAATGATTACTTTGCTGATAGCGAACAAGCCACCGCGGTAGTGAATATCGGCGGTATTGCCAACGTATCGATGATTTGCCCTGACCGCCCCTTGTATGGCTTTGATACGGGCCCCGGGAATATGTTGATGGATGCCTGGACGCAGCGTCACCGCCATCAAGCCTATGATAAAGATGGCGAGTGGGCAGCCACCAGCTGCGCGTATCAACCCTTACTCAACCGCCTGTTATCCGACGCCTACTTCTCACGTCCCGCTCCCAAAAGTACCGGGCGGGAATACTTCAATCTTGACTGGCTCGATCGCCAACTGCTCGCGTTTTCACTCTCTCCAGACCAAGTGCAAGCGACCTTGCTGGCATTGACTGCCGAAAGTATTGCATTAGCCATTCGTCCATTAGAACGTGGCCGCGTCTTCGTGTGTGGCGGTGGCGCGCACAATCAAGCATTGATGCATGCGCTACAACAGGCACTTCCGCAATGGTCGATTGCACAAACTGACGATGCCGGGATCAGTTGCGACGATATGGAAGCTATTGCCTTTGCTTGGCTAGCCAGACAAACCCTTAATCACCAACCAGGCAACGTACCCGCCGTGACGGGCGCAACGCAAGCCTGTTGCCTTGGTGCCATTTATCTACCTTACTGA
- a CDS encoding siderophore ABC transporter substrate-binding protein, with translation MQAFRSFVQFIFLTVSLVLSGHAAAKTITHAMGTVEIDGVPQRVVVLGQGSLDVLDRLGVEPVGVVKSLMPDYLAKTYQDDKYVAVGTVKEPDYEAIFTAKPDLIIAEARMASLMGELEEIAPTIMFKADYEHYWQSVQANWRMLGEVFNKQDKVDAIIEQMSSKIAQTHEKAVADNFNALMVMSNGSKVAMFGENSRFGMVFDELGLKPAKSDDVEVAGSHGNLISFEYIADANPDVLLVLDREQAIGEGEGKAKARFDNPLVNKTQAHQQQRISYLDPTAWYITMAGMTAMDKMIDDVNRVL, from the coding sequence ATGCAAGCTTTTCGTTCATTTGTTCAATTTATTTTTCTTACTGTTTCCTTAGTGCTAAGCGGCCATGCTGCGGCGAAAACAATCACCCATGCGATGGGCACGGTTGAAATCGACGGCGTACCACAGCGCGTCGTTGTCTTGGGGCAAGGCAGTTTGGATGTACTCGATCGTCTTGGCGTTGAGCCTGTTGGCGTGGTGAAGTCCTTAATGCCGGATTATCTCGCCAAAACCTATCAAGACGATAAATATGTTGCGGTCGGGACGGTGAAAGAGCCTGACTATGAAGCCATTTTTACCGCAAAGCCTGATTTGATCATTGCGGAAGCGCGTATGGCATCGCTGATGGGCGAGTTAGAGGAAATCGCGCCGACTATCATGTTTAAAGCCGACTACGAGCACTATTGGCAAAGTGTGCAAGCCAACTGGCGCATGCTTGGCGAAGTGTTTAATAAGCAAGATAAAGTCGACGCAATTATTGAGCAAATGAGCAGCAAAATTGCGCAGACGCATGAGAAAGCGGTGGCGGACAACTTTAACGCGCTGATGGTCATGAGTAACGGCAGTAAAGTGGCGATGTTTGGCGAGAATAGTCGTTTTGGTATGGTGTTTGATGAGCTAGGCTTAAAGCCAGCGAAAAGCGACGATGTGGAAGTCGCCGGCTCACACGGTAACTTGATTTCATTCGAATATATTGCCGACGCCAACCCAGATGTCTTATTAGTCCTTGATCGTGAGCAGGCGATTGGGGAAGGTGAAGGCAAGGCGAAAGCGCGTTTTGACAATCCTTTGGTCAATAAAACGCAAGCTCACCAACAGCAACGTATCAGCTATCTCGACCCAACCGCTTGGTACATCACCATGGCTGGCATGACGGCGATGGACAAGATGATTGATGATGTAAACCGCGTGCTTTAA
- the hdfR gene encoding HTH-type transcriptional regulator HdfR, with protein MDIQLLRTFIEVSKTRHFGRAADNLYLTQSAVSFRIRQLETQLNTSLFIRQRNNVRLTDAGERLLPYAETMLQTWQRAQQDVSAMHHASAQLTLAASPMLWELDGVSAWVNRVCAAHGDWLIRTESTPAQLLARHLIEKRIDVGLTSELPKLEGLQSHHLGDYQLQLVSHLPGLTLDTSETLPLIYLDWGTRFSLEQSQIASLQRSPVLHTQSCQLALNYLLVHGGVAFLPSLAVHPYLDNGQLHLIDHGHMLTHPLYLTWLTNRDKSNLINELVSSSGQL; from the coding sequence TTGGACATTCAACTCCTGCGCACATTTATTGAAGTCAGCAAGACACGTCACTTCGGTCGTGCAGCGGACAACCTTTACCTGACCCAGTCGGCTGTGAGCTTTCGCATTCGACAACTCGAAACACAGCTGAATACATCCCTGTTTATTCGTCAGCGCAATAATGTTCGTCTGACCGATGCGGGGGAGCGATTACTTCCTTACGCTGAAACCATGCTGCAAACCTGGCAGCGCGCCCAACAGGACGTCAGTGCGATGCACCACGCGAGCGCGCAACTGACGCTAGCCGCCTCCCCGATGCTGTGGGAACTCGATGGCGTCAGCGCATGGGTAAACCGCGTCTGTGCGGCACACGGAGACTGGTTGATCCGTACCGAGTCGACGCCAGCCCAGTTGCTAGCGCGCCATTTGATTGAAAAACGTATTGATGTCGGGTTGACCTCAGAGCTGCCTAAGCTTGAAGGATTACAATCGCATCACTTAGGCGATTACCAACTTCAGTTAGTCAGCCATTTACCGGGGCTCACGCTGGACACGAGCGAGACCCTCCCCCTGATCTATCTAGATTGGGGCACTCGCTTTTCGCTCGAGCAAAGCCAAATTGCGTCCCTGCAACGTTCACCTGTGTTACACACCCAGTCATGCCAACTCGCATTAAACTATTTACTCGTACACGGTGGCGTCGCGTTTCTACCGTCATTAGCGGTTCATCCTTATCTCGACAATGGACAACTCCACCTGATTGACCACGGCCATATGTTGACCCATCCTCTTTACCTTACCTGGCTAACCAATAGAGATAAAAGCAACCTAATCAATGAGTTAGTATCATCTTCCGGTCAGTTATAA
- the yddG gene encoding aromatic amino acid DMT transporter YddG translates to MNRYTLAGCGAILLWSSNVAFIRHVTELLGPLGGAAAIYTLAAFCLIGVVGLPNLREFPRQYLVIGGVLFVVYELCLALSLAWANTRTQAIEMGVINYLWPCLTVLFSVILTRQKVSLWLYPALAVAFMGVVWTVGGKQGVSWSHLVANIQSNPVSYILAFSGAIIWAIYCNLTKMRAQGKNGITWFFCATAVTLWVGYLVSDAPAISLSWQTSGYVMLAGLAMGGGYGLWNIGILKGNLMVLATLSYFIPILSTLLSAVLLSTSLTLTFWQGVAMVTFGSLASWWLTREPVKAASRRQQVSAQ, encoded by the coding sequence ATGAACCGATATACGCTGGCCGGATGCGGCGCTATCCTGCTTTGGAGCAGCAATGTCGCCTTTATTCGCCATGTTACCGAACTGCTTGGGCCACTCGGTGGCGCAGCGGCGATTTATACCCTAGCCGCCTTCTGTTTGATTGGCGTTGTGGGTCTACCCAACCTCCGGGAGTTCCCACGCCAATATTTAGTTATCGGCGGCGTTTTATTCGTGGTGTATGAACTGTGCTTGGCCTTATCACTGGCTTGGGCGAATACCCGCACCCAAGCAATCGAAATGGGGGTGATCAACTACCTCTGGCCGTGCTTAACCGTCTTGTTTTCGGTTATTTTGACCCGTCAGAAAGTGAGCCTTTGGCTCTATCCTGCGTTAGCGGTCGCCTTTATGGGTGTGGTGTGGACAGTAGGAGGGAAACAAGGCGTCTCTTGGTCTCACCTCGTAGCAAATATTCAATCAAATCCGGTTAGTTATATATTGGCGTTTAGCGGAGCGATTATTTGGGCGATATACTGCAATCTCACCAAGATGCGCGCACAGGGTAAGAACGGGATAACCTGGTTTTTCTGTGCCACCGCGGTGACGTTATGGGTGGGCTACCTCGTCTCTGACGCACCCGCCATCAGTCTATCATGGCAAACCAGCGGCTATGTGATGCTCGCTGGACTTGCCATGGGAGGCGGTTACGGGCTTTGGAATATTGGCATTCTCAAGGGCAATTTGATGGTCTTGGCCACCTTGTCCTATTTCATTCCTATCTTATCGACCTTATTGTCGGCCGTGTTACTTTCGACTTCGTTGACGCTCACCTTTTGGCAAGGCGTGGCCATGGTCACATTTGGCTCACTGGCCAGCTGGTGGCTAACGCGTGAGCCCGTAAAAGCCGCCAGTAGACGTCAACAAGTGAGCGCTCAATGA
- a CDS encoding iron chelate uptake ABC transporter family permease subunit yields the protein MRDGIKLSLVAMGVVLVAGYFLGHGLTADNYAYFLSRRTPKVLAITLAAVAISASSLVFQTITNNRILTPSILGFDSLYVLLQTVLLVVFGSSSVLLINAYANFTASVVLMTISATVLFTLYFRRHRANIYTLLLIGIVLGSVFGSISQFFTLLVDPSEFAILQDAMFASFNNANRELVYVSVPVLAACLLVLYRLSNQLDVCLLGEDNATSLGIDTRRLTLKVMMVIAVMIALSTALVGPVLFFGLIVVSLARQMFVSYQHRFLIVATSVLAAFLLLSGQYVVEQWFGFETTVSVIINFVGGAYFLYLLTKNKF from the coding sequence ATGCGTGATGGTATCAAGCTCTCTCTTGTCGCAATGGGAGTGGTGCTCGTAGCCGGGTACTTTTTAGGGCATGGATTAACGGCGGATAATTACGCGTATTTTCTTTCACGACGAACCCCTAAGGTCTTAGCTATTACGCTCGCTGCCGTGGCGATCTCGGCTTCTTCGCTGGTGTTTCAAACCATCACCAACAATCGGATTTTGACGCCTTCGATTCTGGGCTTCGATAGTTTATACGTCCTTTTGCAAACCGTTTTATTGGTGGTATTCGGCTCAAGTAGCGTATTGCTGATCAATGCTTACGCGAACTTTACCGCCAGTGTGGTGCTAATGACGATCAGCGCGACTGTGTTGTTCACACTTTACTTTCGTCGCCATCGCGCCAACATCTACACCCTGCTGTTGATTGGTATCGTGCTAGGTAGCGTATTTGGCAGTATCAGTCAGTTTTTTACCTTATTGGTTGACCCGAGTGAGTTCGCTATATTGCAAGATGCGATGTTCGCCAGTTTCAATAATGCCAACCGTGAACTGGTCTATGTCAGTGTGCCGGTACTCGCTGCTTGTTTGCTGGTGCTCTATCGATTGAGCAATCAGCTTGATGTGTGCTTGTTGGGTGAGGATAACGCGACCAGCCTTGGCATCGATACACGTCGACTCACCCTAAAGGTAATGATGGTGATTGCGGTGATGATTGCCTTATCAACCGCTTTGGTCGGGCCGGTGCTCTTTTTTGGTTTGATTGTGGTGAGCCTTGCGCGGCAAATGTTTGTCAGTTATCAGCATCGGTTTTTAATTGTGGCCACGAGTGTGTTGGCCGCATTTTTGTTGTTAAGTGGCCAGTATGTTGTCGAGCAATGGTTTGGGTTTGAGACCACGGTGAGTGTGATCATTAACTTTGTCGGTGGGGCTTACTTTTTGTATCTCCTGACGAAAAACAAGTTTTAA